From Butyricimonas paravirosa, one genomic window encodes:
- a CDS encoding glycine--tRNA ligase: MAQEDIFKKLVAHCKEYGYVFQSSEIYDGLAAVYDYGQYGVELKNNIKKYWWDSMVLLHENVVGLDSAIFMHPTIWKASGHVDAFNDPLIDNKDSKKRYRADVLIEDHIAKYDDKIEKDVAKAKKRFGEKFDEALYRQTNPQVLENIRKKEELTARMAKALNDNDLVELRQIIVDNKIVCPISGTSNWTEVRQFNLMFSTEMGSTAEGASKIYLRPETAQGIFVNFLNVQKSGRMKIPFGIAQIGKAFRNEIVARQFIFRMREFEQMEMQFFVRPGSELDWFKKWKETRMSWHQALGFGPEKYRFHDHEKLAHYANAATDIEFRFPFGFKEVEGIHSRTDFDLKRHQEFSGKKIQYFDPELNESYVPYVIETSIGVDRMFLQILSAAYTEEEIEKEDGSKDSRVVLKLPPALAPIKLAVMPLVKKDGLPEKAEEIMKLLRLDFRCQYDEKDSIGKRYRRQDAIGTPFCITIDHQTLEDNAVTIRYRDTMEQERVAIDQLHDILRKKTDLREILKEVKI, from the coding sequence ATGGCACAAGAAGATATTTTTAAAAAGCTGGTAGCACACTGTAAAGAATACGGGTACGTGTTCCAGTCATCAGAGATATATGACGGGCTGGCAGCAGTGTACGATTACGGACAATACGGGGTTGAACTGAAAAATAATATCAAAAAATACTGGTGGGACTCTATGGTGCTGCTACACGAGAATGTGGTAGGATTGGATTCCGCCATTTTCATGCACCCAACTATCTGGAAAGCCTCCGGACACGTGGATGCTTTCAACGACCCGTTGATTGATAATAAAGATTCAAAAAAGAGATACCGGGCAGACGTACTGATCGAGGATCATATTGCCAAATATGACGACAAAATCGAAAAAGATGTTGCCAAGGCAAAAAAGAGATTCGGGGAAAAGTTTGATGAAGCATTATATCGCCAGACAAACCCGCAAGTACTGGAAAATATTCGGAAAAAGGAAGAACTTACTGCCAGAATGGCAAAGGCTTTGAATGATAACGACTTGGTTGAACTTCGCCAGATTATCGTTGACAACAAGATTGTTTGCCCGATTTCCGGAACCAGCAACTGGACGGAAGTACGCCAATTTAACTTGATGTTCTCCACGGAAATGGGGTCCACGGCCGAAGGTGCCAGTAAGATATACCTGCGTCCCGAAACGGCACAAGGTATTTTCGTGAACTTCCTAAACGTCCAAAAGTCCGGACGTATGAAAATTCCTTTCGGGATCGCCCAGATCGGTAAAGCTTTCCGTAACGAGATCGTGGCACGTCAATTCATCTTCCGTATGCGTGAATTCGAGCAAATGGAAATGCAATTTTTCGTACGCCCCGGTAGTGAACTCGACTGGTTCAAGAAATGGAAAGAGACTCGTATGAGCTGGCATCAAGCGCTGGGATTCGGACCGGAGAAATACCGATTCCACGATCATGAGAAACTGGCGCATTACGCAAATGCAGCCACAGACATAGAATTCCGTTTCCCATTCGGCTTTAAAGAGGTGGAAGGAATCCATTCCCGCACGGACTTTGACCTGAAACGTCACCAAGAGTTCTCCGGGAAGAAAATACAATACTTCGATCCCGAGTTAAACGAATCATACGTACCTTACGTGATCGAAACATCAATCGGTGTGGATCGGATGTTCCTACAAATTCTTTCTGCTGCCTACACGGAAGAAGAAATCGAAAAAGAAGACGGATCGAAAGATTCACGGGTTGTATTAAAATTACCCCCAGCCTTGGCTCCGATCAAGTTAGCCGTGATGCCACTTGTGAAGAAAGACGGGCTACCCGAGAAAGCAGAGGAGATCATGAAATTGTTGAGACTAGACTTCAGATGCCAGTACGATGAGAAAGACTCTATCGGTAAACGCTATCGCCGCCAAGATGCCATCGGTACCCCATTCTGTATTACTATTGACCACCAAACTCTGGAAGATAACGCAGTCACCATCCGTTACAGGGACACCATGGAACAAGAACGCGTGGCCATAGACCAATTACATGATATCCTGAGAAAAAAGACAGATCTTCGGGAAATTCTAAAAGAAGTCAAAATATAA
- a CDS encoding DcaP family trimeric outer membrane transporter: MKKLTLLLLIAISCGFYTGVRAQVNVTSVSEKNDADNFYKMMKEAFPLSFNDPASPRFVFFNKNKNFVFGVGGFVQVQGIYDFNGVPNDNYFTTNTIALKGEQSGGRYGISVGQSRLFFKLVGDTDVGRLVTYMEMEFEGNQSTPILRQAFIKFKGFTIGKTWSTFCDIAAGPATVDEEGPSSEVALRQPQIRYTYDFTDKLEASLALEYVEPSYTEGEFTKYINQRIPDIPVNVKYSFKNGSHLQAGAVLRNMYYKDEIEDKDRIVTGWGASLSGIWQFAQNTSLCFQGVYGKGISNYIQDISGTGLDLVPNATAEGKLKAFGAWGGYIGFSHNWSKVLTSNIMYSYARVLDRYGMPTTSYKYAQYAAANLFWDFSEYGSCAIEYVFGRRNDFNKDYGNASRINTMIQYRF, from the coding sequence ATGAAAAAATTGACATTGCTATTGTTGATAGCCATTTCTTGTGGATTCTACACGGGGGTACGAGCACAAGTCAACGTGACTTCCGTCTCGGAAAAAAATGACGCGGACAACTTCTACAAAATGATGAAAGAGGCTTTCCCGCTATCATTCAATGACCCAGCATCTCCAAGATTCGTGTTTTTCAACAAAAATAAAAACTTCGTTTTCGGTGTGGGGGGATTCGTGCAAGTACAGGGGATTTACGATTTTAACGGAGTTCCCAATGACAATTATTTTACCACAAACACCATTGCTCTTAAAGGAGAACAATCCGGGGGTAGATATGGTATTTCTGTCGGGCAGTCCCGCCTATTCTTCAAATTAGTCGGGGACACGGATGTCGGTAGACTGGTCACCTACATGGAAATGGAATTCGAGGGTAACCAGAGCACCCCAATTCTAAGACAAGCCTTTATCAAATTTAAAGGCTTCACGATCGGTAAGACATGGAGTACATTCTGTGATATTGCCGCAGGCCCGGCCACGGTGGACGAGGAAGGTCCTTCCAGCGAGGTGGCATTACGCCAGCCGCAGATTCGTTACACGTATGATTTTACTGACAAGCTGGAAGCATCCTTGGCATTGGAGTACGTGGAGCCATCCTACACGGAAGGAGAATTTACCAAGTACATCAACCAACGAATTCCGGACATCCCGGTCAACGTGAAGTACAGTTTCAAAAACGGGAGTCACCTGCAAGCGGGAGCCGTGTTGAGAAATATGTATTATAAAGATGAAATTGAGGATAAAGACCGGATCGTTACCGGTTGGGGAGCCTCGTTGAGCGGTATCTGGCAATTTGCCCAAAATACATCCCTCTGTTTCCAAGGAGTATACGGGAAAGGAATCTCCAATTACATACAGGACATTTCCGGTACGGGGCTTGACCTCGTTCCCAATGCCACGGCAGAAGGGAAATTGAAAGCTTTTGGCGCATGGGGTGGCTACATCGGATTCTCTCACAACTGGAGCAAGGTACTGACATCAAACATCATGTACAGCTACGCCCGGGTCCTTGATCGCTACGGGATGCCCACGACATCATACAAATACGCACAATACGCCGCCGCCAACCTGTTCTGGGATTTCAGTGAATACGGTTCTTGCGCCATAGAGTACGTGTTCGGTCGCCGGAATGACTTCAACAAAGATTACGGTAACGCCAGCCGTATCAACACGATGATACAATACCGGTTCTAA
- a CDS encoding OmpA family protein, translating to MRKIVFSFCFLMVTSFLVAQNQTKQVYNDFSRWSLGLNGGISIFRGDMVSFSADKTYLGGQGGLQLGYQLTPTFGLSLTADMGQGKGSAKKWEKEFKIYPTGESYYGTLPEEGFAYYNDVYSKVKYFTIGLHGDFNVNNFFGKKELRRWTVLLSPAVYLQKFSPKLYKKEDDKRFDASSTLDNDMNLGLGGDIALRYRASKHIDLQLKSGVTWIVNNNFDGVATCCSSKYNWLANLSVGVVWKMGNNKKKENLMYAPARSVPPVTLPVKEETRPVVKEERKPVVKEEKKPVENVVKVETSAKTFPVLPTIHFQRNLAVIDTVRFAGELSRIVEALKEFPGVKVDIRGYTDHTGTDRINLPLSLKRAEALKSYLVGKGVSADRMSTFGEGKDMSVDQKDIYTEKARKVEVKKHE from the coding sequence ATGAGAAAAATAGTGTTCTCTTTTTGTTTTCTGATGGTTACTTCTTTTCTGGTAGCGCAGAACCAAACGAAACAAGTGTACAATGACTTTTCCCGCTGGAGCTTGGGATTGAACGGGGGCATATCCATTTTCCGTGGGGACATGGTTTCTTTCTCCGCTGATAAAACTTACCTGGGAGGACAAGGTGGTTTACAACTGGGTTACCAGTTAACCCCGACTTTTGGTTTGTCCTTGACAGCCGATATGGGACAGGGGAAAGGGAGTGCCAAGAAATGGGAGAAAGAGTTCAAGATTTACCCGACGGGGGAGTCTTACTACGGGACGCTGCCGGAAGAGGGTTTCGCTTATTATAATGACGTTTATTCCAAGGTGAAGTATTTCACTATCGGGTTACACGGTGATTTTAACGTGAACAATTTTTTCGGGAAGAAAGAACTACGCCGTTGGACCGTGTTATTAAGCCCGGCGGTTTACCTGCAAAAGTTCTCGCCCAAGTTATACAAGAAAGAGGACGACAAGCGTTTTGACGCCTCTTCCACGCTGGATAATGACATGAATTTGGGATTGGGAGGAGATATCGCCTTACGCTATCGCGCGAGCAAGCATATCGATTTACAATTGAAATCCGGTGTTACCTGGATCGTTAACAACAATTTTGACGGTGTTGCCACTTGTTGTTCCAGTAAATACAACTGGTTGGCGAACTTGTCGGTCGGGGTGGTTTGGAAGATGGGTAACAACAAGAAGAAGGAGAACTTGATGTATGCCCCCGCTCGTTCCGTGCCCCCGGTAACGCTCCCGGTAAAAGAGGAGACACGCCCGGTGGTGAAGGAAGAGCGGAAACCCGTTGTGAAGGAGGAGAAAAAGCCGGTAGAGAACGTTGTGAAGGTGGAGACCTCTGCAAAGACTTTCCCGGTATTACCGACAATTCACTTTCAACGTAACTTGGCGGTTATCGACACGGTTCGTTTCGCCGGTGAACTTTCCCGTATCGTGGAAGCATTGAAGGAATTCCCGGGGGTGAAGGTTGATATTCGTGGTTACACGGACCACACGGGAACGGATCGAATCAATCTACCGTTATCCTTGAAACGTGCAGAGGCGTTGAAATCTTACCTGGTTGGTAAAGGGGTTTCAGCCGACCGGATGAGCACGTTTGGAGAGGGTAAGGATATGTCGGTGGATCAAAAGGATATTTACACGGAAAAGGCTCGTAAAGTTGAAGTGAAGAAACACGAGTAA
- a CDS encoding carboxypeptidase-like regulatory domain-containing protein, translating to MNKKRNFAKMALLSALLCGLASPTFVGCKDYDDDIKDLQEQIDANKSAATQELSKAISEQITALENKLNTAIADKADKGVIEGLQTDINNLKNLQSRVEKLESEAENYLKAGALDNYLQKGDIEGFLNEDALAKYLSDHNYLTSADLEGIPTETIIKGWITSELTEIQDLIDGINESLEGIDLPVLTEDVTTLKEQMEEMLKEDGTFAQLNAKIEAFENTISGILSPDGNTNISFIRSKALAADVVWGYGDIKESLSKGAVLSLGDAEFPVIINPTSVKTDKFQFALVTADGKEFPCTIGVLPTWEIKGDDAFASRAAEPEKVINKDIFTVSALCSSDTKVGDYKLALKATPKVENGKSVYSMYSFIVKVKNSDELTGISVDKKIKMYLGIEEDINEFATFAFKENGSLAFEDASSLLYKGQGYIMIDETDEFTKSCLANGNIDQQALYEGKILVNETVENVPMEIDGKSLKFVYYAMDWNGTKMVPAKFEAEFHTQMYSKDVTFADQKITIMQENGNTLDNALEFDAILGKVMTAKQLELWKTHATNLKGTVTDAKGTVVTGAEVVITGKTSFNITATSDVKPGNYNVTIKFEDDRTGEEGLFIITGKLTVDAFTITPNLADGYWVNNVLTIPGVFTNATTPFDLSVKMNDAFIITAPEGMTVTKEYALVREDITDEYIEIDGDKITWKKNLAKENLIGKELEFIVTVKNGSVVLAKETYKLKFVNPLSAKVEQNEVKHTLANDRNSTAKSTFDLNKLLSFKDVQTVTNELFGLSGDGSKEKPYASTGDFTSLAYDVYGLEKSNVKFEVIGENNTNLVLDEETGEVTWTNVTGAEFNGVTVNFKVTITHNYGTSTGNISVTIKEKEVK from the coding sequence ATGAACAAAAAACGGAATTTTGCAAAAATGGCACTTTTAAGTGCTTTACTTTGTGGTCTTGCAAGTCCAACATTCGTCGGTTGTAAGGATTACGATGACGATATAAAAGATTTGCAGGAACAGATTGATGCTAATAAATCAGCTGCAACTCAAGAGTTATCAAAGGCCATTTCAGAACAGATTACGGCTTTAGAAAATAAATTAAATACGGCGATTGCAGATAAGGCTGATAAAGGTGTGATCGAGGGTCTTCAAACCGACATTAACAATTTGAAAAATTTACAGAGCCGTGTAGAGAAATTGGAATCAGAGGCGGAAAACTACTTGAAAGCTGGAGCTTTGGATAATTATCTTCAAAAAGGTGATATTGAGGGGTTCTTGAATGAAGATGCATTAGCAAAGTATTTGTCTGATCACAATTACTTGACTTCCGCGGATTTGGAAGGCATTCCGACAGAAACAATTATTAAAGGATGGATCACGAGTGAATTGACCGAAATTCAAGATTTAATTGATGGAATTAATGAATCGCTTGAAGGTATAGATTTGCCGGTGTTAACTGAAGATGTTACTACTTTGAAAGAACAGATGGAAGAAATGTTGAAAGAAGATGGAACATTTGCTCAGTTAAATGCTAAAATTGAGGCATTCGAAAATACGATCTCGGGGATCCTTTCTCCCGATGGTAATACGAATATTTCTTTCATAAGAAGTAAAGCCCTTGCTGCGGATGTCGTTTGGGGATATGGAGATATTAAAGAATCTCTTTCCAAAGGTGCTGTATTGAGTTTAGGTGATGCAGAATTCCCTGTAATCATTAATCCGACAAGTGTAAAGACAGATAAATTCCAATTTGCATTAGTTACTGCTGATGGGAAAGAGTTCCCGTGTACTATTGGTGTTTTGCCTACCTGGGAGATTAAGGGGGATGATGCTTTTGCTTCACGGGCAGCAGAGCCAGAGAAAGTTATCAACAAGGATATTTTCACGGTTTCAGCTTTGTGTAGTTCAGATACGAAGGTGGGCGATTACAAATTAGCCTTAAAAGCTACTCCTAAAGTTGAAAATGGGAAGTCGGTTTATTCAATGTATAGCTTTATTGTTAAAGTTAAGAATTCTGACGAATTAACGGGTATATCTGTTGATAAGAAAATTAAAATGTATCTTGGAATAGAAGAAGATATTAATGAATTTGCAACATTTGCTTTTAAAGAAAATGGTTCTTTGGCTTTTGAAGACGCTTCATCTTTACTTTATAAAGGGCAAGGATATATTATGATCGACGAGACAGATGAGTTTACAAAATCCTGTTTAGCAAATGGTAATATCGATCAACAAGCTTTGTATGAAGGGAAAATTCTTGTTAATGAGACTGTTGAGAATGTCCCTATGGAGATCGATGGTAAATCTTTGAAATTCGTATATTATGCGATGGATTGGAATGGAACAAAAATGGTGCCTGCAAAGTTTGAGGCAGAGTTCCATACTCAGATGTACAGCAAGGATGTTACTTTTGCTGATCAAAAGATTACGATTATGCAAGAGAATGGTAATACTCTAGATAATGCTTTAGAGTTTGATGCTATTTTAGGTAAGGTAATGACTGCTAAGCAGCTTGAATTATGGAAAACTCATGCAACTAATCTGAAAGGAACTGTTACTGATGCCAAAGGAACTGTTGTTACAGGTGCAGAAGTTGTAATTACGGGTAAAACTTCTTTCAATATTACGGCAACATCGGATGTTAAACCTGGAAATTATAATGTTACAATTAAGTTTGAGGATGATAGAACTGGAGAAGAAGGGCTGTTTATAATTACTGGTAAGTTAACCGTTGACGCATTTACAATTACACCGAATTTGGCTGATGGGTATTGGGTTAATAACGTTTTGACAATTCCTGGTGTATTTACAAATGCTACGACTCCATTTGACTTAAGTGTTAAAATGAATGATGCGTTCATCATTACGGCTCCGGAGGGAATGACCGTGACCAAAGAGTACGCATTAGTTCGTGAGGATATAACAGATGAATATATCGAGATTGATGGTGACAAGATTACTTGGAAGAAGAATCTTGCTAAGGAGAACTTGATCGGTAAAGAACTTGAGTTTATAGTAACGGTTAAGAATGGTTCTGTCGTATTAGCAAAAGAAACTTACAAATTGAAATTTGTTAATCCTTTAAGTGCAAAAGTTGAACAGAATGAGGTAAAACATACACTTGCTAATGATAGAAACTCTACGGCTAAATCAACATTTGATTTAAATAAATTGTTGTCATTTAAAGATGTGCAAACTGTAACGAATGAATTATTTGGACTTAGTGGCGATGGAAGTAAGGAAAAACCCTATGCATCGACAGGCGATTTTACTAGTTTGGCATATGATGTTTACGGTTTAGAGAAGTCTAATGTTAAGTTTGAAGTTATTGGGGAAAATAACACGAATCTTGTTCTTGATGAGGAGACGGGTGAAGTGACTTGGACAAATGTTACTGGAGCTGAGTTCAATGGTGTCACCGTGAACTTCAAGGTTACAATTACCCATAATTATGGAACTTCAACTGGAAATATCTCAGTTACGATTAAAGAAAAAGAGGTAAAATAA
- a CDS encoding bifunctional riboflavin kinase/FAD synthetase — MKVHYGVENIEIKCPVVTIGSFDGVHLGHACVIQHLKEKASSIDGESVIISFEPHPREVLYPREQKIGILTTLEEKITILEKYGVDHLIILKFTLEFAQQSYNDFVKKILIDKLKIKGLVVGYDHRFGKDRAGNFENLQELANEYGFFLEKEVVFEEDDVNVSSTKIRNALAVGDITTVNRFLGYPYSITGEVVYGHHLGHKIGFPTANIQVSDERKLLPAIGVYAVKVIIEQEIFNGMLNIGIRPTVSNDGQVSCEVYIFDFNRDLYGKTITINFIDRVRGERKFNDIEELRAQLQKDQEKILKLLKS; from the coding sequence ATGAAGGTTCACTACGGAGTTGAAAATATAGAGATCAAATGCCCCGTCGTCACGATTGGAAGTTTTGACGGTGTACATTTAGGTCATGCTTGCGTGATACAACATCTAAAAGAGAAAGCGTCCAGTATTGATGGGGAATCCGTCATTATCAGCTTTGAACCCCACCCGAGAGAAGTGCTTTATCCTCGGGAACAAAAAATAGGAATCTTAACAACACTGGAAGAGAAGATTACCATTCTGGAAAAATATGGCGTTGATCATTTGATTATCTTGAAATTCACACTTGAATTCGCCCAGCAATCCTATAATGATTTCGTGAAAAAGATTCTTATTGACAAACTAAAAATTAAAGGGCTTGTCGTGGGTTATGACCATCGATTCGGGAAAGACCGAGCCGGAAATTTTGAAAACTTACAGGAACTAGCGAACGAATACGGTTTTTTCCTTGAAAAAGAAGTCGTTTTTGAAGAAGATGATGTGAATGTCAGTTCCACGAAAATCCGGAATGCTTTAGCTGTGGGAGATATTACTACAGTAAATCGTTTCCTCGGCTATCCTTATTCTATCACGGGAGAAGTAGTTTATGGGCACCATTTAGGCCACAAAATCGGTTTCCCGACAGCAAATATTCAAGTTTCCGACGAACGAAAATTATTACCAGCTATAGGCGTGTATGCCGTAAAAGTAATCATCGAACAAGAAATCTTCAACGGGATGCTCAATATCGGAATCCGCCCCACGGTCAGCAACGATGGGCAAGTTTCCTGCGAAGTGTATATCTTCGATTTCAATCGAGACTTATATGGAAAAACCATCACGATAAATTTCATCGACCGCGTTCGGGGAGAACGTAAATTCAACGATATTGAAGAATTACGAGCTCAGTTACAAAAAGACCAGGAAAAAATTCTCAAGCTATTGAAATCGTAA
- a CDS encoding OmpA family protein translates to MKKLLLPFCLLMLLFSLSVQAQKKQVYNDFSRWSLGVNGGISAFRGDMISFSADKTYIGVQGGLQLGYQFTPTFGLSLTADMGQGKGSAKKWEKAFKIYPNGESYYGTDPATGFAYYNDIYTKIKYFTLGLHGDFNVNNFFGKKELRRWTVLLSPAIYLQKFSPKLYRKGDDKRFDTSSTLDNDVNLGLGGDIALRYRASKHIDLQLKSGVAWIANNNFDGVATCCTSKYNWLANLSVGVVWKIGNNKKKENLMYATARSVAPVILPVKETTCPVVKEEQKPVVKQEEKTVENVVKVETAEKTFPVLPTVHFKRNSAIIDTVRYANELSRIVEALKEFPGVKVDIRGYTDHTGTDRVNLPLSLKRAEALKTYLMSKGIPADRMSTFGEGKDISVDQKDIYTEKARKVEVKKH, encoded by the coding sequence ATGAAAAAATTATTATTGCCTTTTTGTCTTCTAATGTTGCTTTTCTCTTTATCAGTGCAGGCACAAAAGAAACAAGTATACAATGATTTTTCCCGTTGGAGTTTGGGGGTTAACGGGGGAATTTCAGCTTTCCGGGGAGACATGATCTCTTTTTCGGCGGATAAAACTTATATCGGGGTGCAAGGAGGTTTGCAACTGGGGTACCAGTTTACCCCGACTTTCGGTTTGTCCTTGACGGCCGACATGGGTCAAGGAAAGGGAAGTGCCAAGAAATGGGAGAAAGCGTTTAAGATTTACCCGAACGGGGAATCTTATTATGGCACGGACCCAGCGACTGGTTTCGCTTATTATAACGATATTTACACCAAGATCAAGTATTTCACGTTAGGCCTCCACGGTGATTTTAATGTAAACAATTTTTTCGGGAAGAAAGAACTACGCCGTTGGACCGTGTTGTTAAGTCCGGCGATTTACTTGCAAAAGTTCTCGCCCAAGTTATACAGGAAGGGAGATGACAAGCGTTTTGACACTTCTTCCACGCTGGATAATGACGTGAACTTAGGATTGGGAGGAGATATCGCCTTGCGCTATCGCGCGAGCAAGCACATTGATTTGCAATTGAAATCCGGGGTGGCTTGGATCGCGAATAATAACTTTGACGGTGTAGCAACTTGTTGCACGAGCAAGTACAATTGGCTGGCAAACCTCTCGGTTGGAGTAGTCTGGAAAATTGGTAACAACAAGAAGAAAGAGAACCTGATGTACGCCACCGCTCGTTCCGTGGCCCCGGTAATACTTCCCGTGAAAGAGACGACTTGCCCGGTGGTGAAGGAAGAGCAAAAGCCAGTTGTCAAACAAGAGGAGAAAACGGTAGAGAACGTTGTGAAGGTGGAGACTGCGGAGAAAACATTCCCGGTGTTACCAACGGTCCATTTCAAACGTAACTCAGCGATCATCGACACGGTTCGTTACGCCAATGAACTCTCTCGCATCGTGGAGGCATTGAAAGAGTTCCCGGGGGTGAAGGTTGATATTCGTGGTTACACGGATCACACAGGGACAGATCGTGTCAACTTGCCGTTATCCTTGAAACGGGCAGAGGCCTTGAAGACTTACCTCATGAGCAAGGGAATCCCCGCTGATCGGATGAGTACGTTCGGAGAGGGTAAAGATATATCCGTGGATCAAAAAGATATTTACACGGAAAAAGCCCGTAAGGTTGAAGTGAAAAAACACTAA